A single Pedobacter sp. PACM 27299 DNA region contains:
- a CDS encoding glycosyltransferase family 8 protein, with protein sequence MSKKISIILACDNHYVVLLAALLKSIEMNHQTEELIDVYLVDDQISKLSKQKLMASLTLDKMNIIWLKMEEIIPEDVTLPLVNNTYPLNTYIRLLIPYFIPKEVNRIIFLDVDMIMLDDISNLWKIDIGDKVIGAVNDGPDVKTIAEGIENYSELGLDPTQKYFNAGMQLINIDKWRALDITQKTFDAINNNKKYAGLGDQYGLNIALIGNWHEIDGKWNRFSVCTDPKPSLIHYFHRKPIYKTYAYNYKEEFFYYLNKTKFSDFQPIGETTRYLKKINNMLEKIKLFFK encoded by the coding sequence ATGAGTAAGAAAATCTCTATAATATTAGCTTGTGATAACCATTATGTGGTGCTATTAGCCGCACTTTTGAAATCCATCGAAATGAACCATCAGACTGAGGAGTTGATTGATGTTTATTTAGTGGATGACCAGATATCCAAGTTGAGTAAGCAAAAGTTAATGGCTTCATTGACCTTGGACAAGATGAATATCATCTGGTTAAAAATGGAGGAAATTATTCCTGAAGATGTGACTTTGCCATTGGTTAATAATACCTACCCATTAAATACCTATATCAGACTACTGATTCCGTATTTTATTCCTAAAGAGGTCAATCGAATTATCTTCCTGGATGTAGATATGATTATGCTGGACGACATCAGCAATTTATGGAAAATCGATATCGGTGACAAAGTTATCGGAGCTGTCAATGATGGTCCGGATGTAAAAACCATTGCTGAAGGGATCGAAAACTATAGTGAATTGGGCTTAGATCCAACTCAGAAATATTTTAATGCGGGCATGCAGCTGATCAATATTGACAAATGGAGAGCGCTTGATATCACACAGAAGACATTTGATGCCATCAATAACAATAAAAAATATGCAGGTTTAGGAGATCAATATGGTTTGAATATTGCACTAATTGGAAACTGGCATGAGATAGATGGAAAATGGAATCGCTTTTCTGTGTGTACGGATCCGAAGCCTAGTTTAATTCATTATTTCCACCGTAAGCCCATTTATAAAACCTATGCTTATAATTATAAAGAGGAGTTTTTCTACTACCTGAATAAAACAAAGTTTAGTGACTTCCAGCCTATCGGAGAAACAACAAGGTATTTGAAGAAAATTAATAATATGTTGGAGAAAATTAAATTGTTTTTTAAATAG
- a CDS encoding gluconate 2-dehydrogenase subunit 3 family protein, with translation MNRRSYFKRILVLGALGGASFSIFKWKELTRQVDPVLLWSKKDLVAELSEIIIPETDTPGAKSANVADYIIKVLINCMDIKKQNKFCSGLELVESHSMRNYGKSFLNCSDQEKQTVFEYIANHSGFSYRILNRINKKIFGESFFITLKDLTIEGYCMSKPGATQGLAYDYIPGNFEACIKLKPNQKSWATK, from the coding sequence GTGAACAGAAGGAGTTATTTTAAGCGCATTTTGGTGCTTGGAGCCCTGGGGGGGGCATCGTTTTCTATCTTTAAATGGAAGGAACTGACACGTCAGGTCGATCCGGTTTTATTGTGGAGCAAGAAGGATCTGGTTGCGGAACTGTCTGAGATCATTATTCCTGAAACAGATACCCCAGGAGCAAAGTCGGCGAATGTTGCAGACTATATTATTAAGGTTTTGATAAATTGTATGGACATTAAAAAACAAAATAAGTTTTGTTCAGGTCTGGAGCTTGTGGAGTCGCATTCCATGCGTAATTATGGAAAATCATTTTTGAATTGCTCTGATCAGGAAAAGCAAACTGTCTTTGAATATATTGCCAACCATTCCGGATTTTCCTACCGGATCTTAAATAGGATAAATAAGAAAATTTTTGGAGAATCATTTTTCATCACACTGAAAGATTTAACGATAGAAGGATATTGTATGTCAAAGCCAGGCGCGACGCAGGGCTTAGCGTATGACTATATTCCGGGTAATTTCGAAGCCTGTATTAAACTAAAACCAAATCAAAAATCCTGGGCGACAAAATAG
- a CDS encoding lipopolysaccharide biosynthesis protein: MLGFLKKLLSIFKNMHFQSLLGNAVMAGFGMITLAILYRGLSVNDLGVYIFFLAAIGLIDTLRAGFLTITFVKFYSGTEKERAEVVAGSSWVIGLSITLLLVLLNIPAFFIADHVSNEGLAVFLRYFSLISVITLPSFMANCVVQADKRFDRLLWLRIMTQGSFTLIVFILALLGKLSLNSVLAGYCFSFLFSGVLVLFLKWTMIRSVVHADRPTVLELFHFGKYSMGTNIGSNLFGVTNTFIINFFIGPAALAMYNLGGKLIQLIEIPLSSFAASGMPILSLHYNRNEKEEMMYTLKKLIGMITIALVPIVVFALIFAEPIISLIAGKEYVNNQAPNLFRMFMVIALLYPADRFFALALDVIHQPKVNFYKIIVMLIVNVVTVFIGMSIYHSIYTIAIASVFPTLIAIIMTYYPLYRYAKFSFWGIFVIGYKEIVVFLKQVNRTFLTRG, from the coding sequence ATGCTCGGATTCTTAAAAAAACTGCTCTCCATATTCAAAAATATGCATTTTCAATCTTTGCTCGGAAATGCAGTGATGGCGGGTTTTGGGATGATTACCCTGGCAATTCTTTACCGGGGACTTTCAGTGAACGATCTTGGTGTTTATATCTTTTTTCTGGCTGCAATAGGCCTGATTGATACCTTAAGAGCAGGATTCTTAACCATTACTTTTGTCAAGTTTTATAGTGGAACGGAAAAGGAAAGAGCGGAGGTAGTTGCTGGATCCTCATGGGTAATCGGACTCTCAATTACTTTGCTGTTGGTTTTGCTGAACATTCCGGCATTTTTTATTGCGGATCATGTGAGTAATGAGGGTTTAGCGGTGTTTCTCAGGTATTTCTCTCTGATTTCTGTCATTACACTACCTTCATTTATGGCCAATTGTGTGGTCCAGGCAGATAAACGTTTTGATCGTTTACTCTGGCTTAGAATCATGACGCAGGGCAGTTTTACTTTGATCGTCTTCATACTCGCCTTACTTGGAAAATTAAGTCTGAATTCGGTCCTTGCAGGTTACTGCTTTTCCTTCTTGTTTTCTGGTGTCCTTGTACTATTCTTAAAGTGGACAATGATCAGATCGGTAGTCCATGCAGATCGTCCAACTGTTCTTGAATTGTTTCATTTTGGAAAGTATAGTATGGGTACCAATATTGGATCCAATCTTTTTGGTGTAACCAATACTTTTATCATCAATTTTTTCATCGGTCCAGCCGCACTGGCGATGTATAACCTTGGTGGAAAGCTGATTCAGCTTATTGAAATCCCTCTTTCTAGTTTTGCTGCAAGTGGAATGCCGATTCTTTCCCTGCATTACAATAGAAATGAGAAAGAAGAGATGATGTATACCCTTAAAAAATTAATTGGGATGATCACGATCGCTTTAGTTCCGATAGTGGTATTTGCCCTCATTTTTGCAGAACCCATCATTAGCTTAATTGCAGGAAAAGAATACGTCAACAATCAGGCGCCAAACCTCTTCCGGATGTTTATGGTAATTGCATTGCTCTATCCGGCAGATCGTTTCTTTGCATTGGCATTGGACGTGATCCACCAGCCTAAAGTGAACTTTTATAAAATTATCGTTATGCTGATTGTGAATGTAGTCACCGTTTTTATTGGGATGTCGATCTATCATTCCATCTATACTATTGCTATTGCTTCTGTATTTCCAACCTTAATCGCGATCATCATGACCTATTATCCGCTCTATAGATATGCTAAATTTAGTTTTTGGGGTATTTTTGTGATTGGCTATAAAGAAATAGTTGTATTTTTAAAACAAGTTAATCGTACATTTTTAACCCGAGGTTAA
- a CDS encoding GMC oxidoreductase, translated as MYNSNKTKELNTYDAIVIGSGISGGWAAMELCKKGFKTLLLERGRNVEHIVDYPTANLNPWDFKYGLNNTLKDREADPVQSNTYNPSTKHFFVSDAEHPYIQEQPFDWVRGYQVGGRSLVWGRQCYRMSDLDFEANLKDGIAVDWPIRYKDLAPWYSYVESFIGVSGQKENLAHLPDGEFLPAMELNYIEKHLGDSIKKNEHNRLLTIARVANLTRGWDHRGPCQNRNLCERGCPFGGYFSSNSSTIPAAVATGNLTLRPFSIVTEILYDEQRQMAKGVRVIDTLSNEVYEFYSKILFINASTIATASLLLNSVSSRFPNGFGNDSEQVGHNLMDHHSSAGAYGVHDQFKDYYYKGRRPCGFLIPRYRNLKDGENLNFKRGYNIQGHGERMEWQDLSYNLNGFGKDFKKQLTTPGDWTVWMAGWGECLPYFENQITLDKIQKDKWGLPLVKIDFSFAENENKMMIDIQQTSAEMLEGAGFKDVEMFNYKKSGGSTVHEMGTARMGHDPRTSVLNKFNQMHNAKNVFITDGSAMTSSSCQNPSLTYMALTARACEFAYQQLKNGKL; from the coding sequence ATGTATAACAGCAACAAAACAAAGGAATTGAATACTTATGATGCGATCGTCATTGGTTCCGGAATAAGTGGTGGATGGGCAGCAATGGAGCTTTGTAAAAAAGGGTTTAAAACCTTACTGCTGGAAAGAGGAAGGAATGTGGAGCATATCGTAGATTACCCTACGGCAAATCTTAATCCCTGGGATTTTAAATATGGACTTAACAATACTTTGAAGGACAGAGAAGCTGATCCGGTTCAAAGTAATACTTATAACCCTTCGACAAAACATTTTTTTGTGAGTGATGCTGAACATCCTTATATACAGGAACAGCCTTTTGACTGGGTAAGAGGGTACCAGGTAGGAGGTCGGTCATTGGTTTGGGGCAGACAATGTTATCGCATGAGTGACCTTGATTTTGAGGCTAATCTTAAGGATGGCATTGCAGTAGACTGGCCAATCAGATACAAGGATCTGGCACCATGGTATAGTTATGTGGAATCTTTTATTGGCGTAAGCGGACAGAAAGAAAATTTAGCCCATTTGCCGGATGGTGAGTTTTTACCAGCAATGGAATTGAATTATATCGAAAAACACCTTGGAGATTCCATAAAAAAAAATGAACATAATCGTTTATTAACCATCGCAAGAGTTGCTAATTTAACCCGGGGATGGGACCATAGAGGTCCTTGTCAGAATCGGAATTTGTGTGAACGCGGTTGTCCTTTTGGTGGCTATTTTAGCAGCAATAGTTCTACCATTCCCGCGGCGGTGGCTACTGGTAATTTAACATTGAGGCCTTTCTCCATTGTAACGGAAATTCTGTACGATGAACAGCGTCAAATGGCAAAAGGAGTAAGAGTAATTGATACACTCAGTAATGAAGTTTATGAGTTTTATTCTAAAATACTTTTTATCAATGCCTCCACTATCGCTACAGCAAGCCTATTGTTGAACTCGGTATCTTCCCGTTTTCCTAATGGTTTTGGGAACGATAGTGAGCAGGTAGGTCATAATTTAATGGATCACCACTCTTCCGCAGGTGCTTATGGGGTTCATGATCAGTTTAAAGATTATTATTATAAAGGACGAAGACCTTGTGGATTCTTAATTCCACGTTATAGAAACCTTAAAGATGGTGAAAATCTTAACTTTAAGAGGGGGTATAATATTCAGGGTCATGGAGAAAGAATGGAGTGGCAGGATCTTTCCTATAATTTAAATGGATTTGGAAAGGATTTTAAAAAACAACTCACTACACCTGGCGATTGGACAGTCTGGATGGCGGGCTGGGGAGAGTGTTTGCCCTATTTTGAGAATCAAATTACACTAGACAAAATTCAAAAGGATAAATGGGGACTGCCTTTGGTTAAAATCGATTTTTCATTTGCTGAGAATGAAAATAAGATGATGATTGACATACAGCAAACCTCTGCAGAAATGCTGGAGGGTGCAGGATTTAAAGATGTGGAGATGTTCAATTATAAAAAGTCTGGCGGAAGCACTGTCCATGAGATGGGAACTGCACGTATGGGACATGATCCCAGGACTTCAGTGTTGAATAAATTCAATCAGATGCATAATGCAAAAAATGTTTTTATAACGGATGGGAGCGCAATGACTTCCTCAAGCTGTCAAAATCCTTCTTTAACTTATATGGCACTCACTGCAAGGGCCTGTGAATTTGCTTATCAGCAGCTGAAAAATGGTAAATTGTAA
- a CDS encoding glycosyltransferase family 2 protein has translation MPIRPLKIPAYLETQQYDGQWFLDHIDEIREGIKRLHSDQADVTVSIPAYNEEASILKTLWSLSKTVTSQKVEILVVNNNSTDRTQELIELSGASWLIEKQQGVTHARNSGLQAAKGKIILNADADSFYSPYWVDLLSLPLKDATVACTYGRFAFVSDGPANRFPYFLYETAGDFFKAIKRRSNDEAMYVYGCSSGYRKKQGLQVDGYHHPPDTNEDGYLALKLRSKFGKLHKVTANLALVWTSDRRLIEQGGLFKAFLARTKFLFG, from the coding sequence ATGCCAATCAGACCCTTGAAAATTCCGGCATACCTGGAAACACAGCAATACGATGGGCAATGGTTCCTGGATCATATTGATGAAATCCGAGAAGGAATTAAACGTCTTCATTCAGATCAGGCAGATGTAACTGTAAGTATTCCCGCATATAATGAGGAGGCTTCTATTTTAAAAACATTATGGTCGCTGTCCAAAACCGTTACCAGTCAAAAGGTAGAAATACTGGTCGTGAATAATAATTCTACAGACCGTACACAAGAGTTGATTGAGCTTAGTGGTGCCAGCTGGCTAATAGAAAAACAGCAGGGAGTGACTCATGCGAGGAACTCTGGGTTGCAGGCAGCAAAAGGGAAAATCATCCTGAATGCCGATGCAGATTCATTTTATAGTCCATATTGGGTAGATTTACTGTCCTTACCGTTAAAAGATGCGACTGTAGCTTGTACGTATGGACGTTTTGCTTTTGTGTCGGATGGTCCTGCCAATAGATTCCCTTATTTTTTGTACGAGACTGCCGGAGACTTTTTCAAAGCTATAAAACGAAGAAGTAATGACGAAGCGATGTATGTATATGGCTGCAGTTCAGGATATCGAAAAAAGCAAGGGCTGCAGGTAGATGGTTATCATCATCCACCTGATACCAATGAAGATGGTTATCTGGCACTGAAATTAAGAAGTAAGTTTGGAAAACTTCATAAGGTCACCGCCAATCTTGCGCTGGTCTGGACATCAGATCGAAGGTTAATAGAACAGGGCGGATTGTTTAAAGCTTTCTTAGCAAGGACTAAATTTTTATTTGGATGA